In Anas acuta unplaced genomic scaffold, bAnaAcu1.1 SCAFFOLD_252, whole genome shotgun sequence, one genomic interval encodes:
- the LOC137849185 gene encoding uncharacterized protein isoform X7, whose protein sequence is MARRRKRRRRESGDGAGDGGNRGGTSDRRDTSDRSDTSDRRDTSDGGNRGGTSDRSNISNRSDTSDRGNRGGTSDRSDTSDRKDTSDGGSRGGTSDRGGTSDSRDTTDRRDTSDGGNRGTTSDRRNTSDRSDTSDRMDTSDRRDTSDGGNRGTTSDRSDTSDRRDTRDGGNRGSTSDRGDTSNRGDSSVTSNRGNRGGTSDRSDTSDRSDTNDRRDTSDRMDTSDRRDTSDRRDTSDRGKRGSTSDGGGTGDRSDTSDRDHTSNSGGITDSGDSSSDSGDLGTFPFSRLPPDCQLHVLSFLSPAEKCAAALVCGAWSRLVRSPRLWRVADFTGAPAALAEHQDDDNDTGVTAFARWQGWVRCYAFHLAARRAAPRLLRANFDLGDRRAGWAEFLRDFLESVRCGELRELELDWTLSPHQPPGPRPPGGAKLEQLSRFQALLELLSLKAPGLARAKLPFDWSRRSVAALGRFQHLHTLELRYFWGFRGVRPEALRELAAALPRLKTLVLHLLVPVQDLGTSYALESRSLEVLDVWRCRGLVFGRLELPALRALRVRKRTRGLILQRRARLALQSRWRCLYALLRAGAPGLRLLNNRALLPHWRERPYDELEAILRRACYCPRHADTWLL, encoded by the exons ATGGCCCGAAGGAGGAAACGGCGGCGGCGAGAGAGCGGGGACGGAGCGGGGGACGGCG GTAACAGAGGTGGCACCAGTGACAGAAGGGACACCAGTGACAGAAGCGACACCAGTGATAGAAGGGACACCAGTGACGGAGGTAATAGAGGTGGCACCAGTGACAGAAGCAATATCAGTAACAGAAGTGACACCAGTGACAGAGGTAATAGAGGTGGCACCAGTGACAGAAGCGACACCAGTGACAGAAAGGACACCAGTGATGGAGGTAGTAGAGGTGGCACCAGTGACAGAGGTGGCACCAGTGACAGTAGGGACACCACTGACAGAAGGGACACCAGTGACGGAGGTAATAGAGGTACCACCAGTGACAGAAGGAACACCAGTGATAGAAGTGACACCAGTGATAGAATGGACACCAGTGACAGAAGGGACACCAGTGACGGAGGTAATAGAGGTACCACCAGTGACAGAAGTGACACCAGTGACAGAAGGGACACCAGGGACGGAGGTAATAGAGGTAGCACCAGTGATAGAGGTGACACCAGCAATAGAGGTGACAGCAGTGTCACCAGCAACAGAGGTAATAGAGGTGGCACCAGTGACAGAAGCGACACCAGTGATAGAAGTGACACCAATGACAGAAGGGACACCAGTGATAGAATGGACACCAGTGACAGAAGGGACACCAGTGACAGAAGGGACACCAGTGACAGAGGTAAGAGAGGTAGCACCAGTGACGGAGGTGGCACCGGTGACAGAAGCGACACCAGTGACCGAGACCACACCAGCAACAGCGGTGGCATCACCGACAGCGGtgacagcagcagtgacagcGGTGACCTCGGCACCTTCCCCTTCAGCCGCCTGCCACCCGACTGCCAGCTCCACGTCCTCTCCTTCCTGTCCCCGGCGGAGAAGTGCGCGGCCGCGCTGGTGTGCGGCGCCTGGAGCCGCTTGGTGCGCTCGCCTCGCCTCTGGCGCGTGGCCGACTTCACCGGCGCCCCGGCAGCGCTGGCCGAGCACCAGGACGATGACAATGACACCGGTGTCACCGCCTTCGCGcgctggcagggctgggtgcgGTGCTACGCCTTCCACCTCGCCGCCCGCCGCGCTGCCCCGCGCCTCCTCCGCGCCAATTTTGATTTGGGCGACCGCCGAGCCGGTTGGGCCGAATTCCTGCGGGACTTTTTGGAGAGCGTGCGCTGCGGCGAGCTGCGGGAGCTGGAGCTCGACTGGACCCTCAGCCCCCACCAACCCCCCGGCCCGCGCCCGCCCGGCGGTGCCAAATTGGAGCAGTTGAGCCGTTTCCAAGCgttgctggagctgctgagccTCAAGGCGCCGGGCTTGGCCCGCGCCAAGCTGCCCTTCGACTGGTCGCGGCGTTCGGTGGCCGCCCTTGGACGCTTCCAGCACTTGCACACCTTGGAGCTCCGGTATTTTTGGGGTTTCCGCGGCGTGCGCCCCGAGGCGCTCCGCGAGCTGGCGGCCGCCCTCCCCCGCCTCAAGACGCTGGTGCTGCACCTCCTGGTGCCGGTGCAGGATTTGGGCACCTCGTACGCCTTGGAGTCGCGCTCCTTGGAGGTGTTGGACGTTTGGCGGTGCCGGGGGTTGGTTTTCGGCCGCCTGGAGCTGCCGGCGCTTCGGGCACTTCGGGTGAGGAAGAGGACGAGGGGGTTGATCCTACAGCGGCGAGCCCGGTTGGCGTTGCAGAGCCGCTGGCGGTGCCTCTACGCCTTGCTCCGCGCCGGCGCCCCCGGCCTGCGGCTACTCAACAACCGCGCGTTGTTGCCACACTGGCGCGAGCGGCCCTACGACGAGCTGGAGGCCATCCTGCGGCGCGCCTGCTACTGCCCCCGCCACGCCGACACTTGGTTGCTCTAG
- the LOC137849185 gene encoding protein qua-1-like isoform X2: MTSRGGAGSGGGEGESRARGQPPEAAMARRRKRRRRESGDGAGDGGDRRDRRDTSDRRDTSDRGNTGDTSDRSGTSDRRDNSDRSDTSDRRDTSDGGNRGGTSNRSGTSDRSNTSDTRDTSNGGNRGGTSDRRDTSDRSDTSDRRDTSDGGNRGGTSDRSNISNRSDTSDRGNRGGTSDRSDTSDRKDTSDGGSRGGTSDRGGTSDSRDTTDRRDTSDGGNRGTTSDRRNTSDRSDTSDRMDTSDRRDTSDGGNRGTTSDRSDTSDRRDTRDGGNRGSTSDRGDTSNRGDSSVTSNRGNRGGTSDRSDTSDRSDTNDRRDTSDRMDTSDRRDTSDRRDTSDRGKRGSTSDGGGTGDRSDTSDRDHTSNSGGITDSGDSSSDSGDLGTFPFSRLPPDCQLHVLSFLSPAEKCAAALVCGAWSRLVRSPRLWRVADFTGAPAALAEHQDDDNDTGVTAFARWQGWVRCYAFHLAARRAAPRLLRANFDLGDRRAGWAEFLRDFLESVRCGELRELELDWTLSPHQPPGPRPPGGAKLEQLSRFQALLELLSLKAPGLARAKLPFDWSRRSVAALGRFQHLHTLELRYFWGFRGVRPEALRELAAALPRLKTLVLHLLVPVQDLGTSYALESRSLEVLDVWRCRGLVFGRLELPALRALRVRKRTRGLILQRRARLALQSRWRCLYALLRAGAPGLRLLNNRALLPHWRERPYDELEAILRRACYCPRHADTWLL; the protein is encoded by the exons ATGACGTCACGGGGCGGTGCCGGAAGTGGCGGCGGGGAGGGTGAAAGCCG ggcacgGGGACAGCCCCCAGAGGCCGCCATGGCCCGAAGGAGGAAACGGCGGCGGCGAGAGAGCGGGGACGGAGCGGGGGACGGCGGTGACAGAAGGGACAGAAGGGACACCAGTGATAGAAGGGACACCAGTGACAGAGGTAATACAGGTGACACCAGTGACAGAAGTGGCACCAGTGACAGAAGGGACAACAGTGATAGAAGTGACACCAGTGACAGAAGGGACACCAGTGATGGAGGTAATAGAGGTGGCACCA GTAATAGAAGTGGCACCAGTGACAGAAGCAACACCAGTGACACAAGGGACACCAGTAACGGAGGTAACAGAGGTGGCACCAGTGACAGAAGGGACACCAGTGACAGAAGCGACACCAGTGATAGAAGGGACACCAGTGACGGAGGTAATAGAGGTGGCACCAGTGACAGAAGCAATATCAGTAACAGAAGTGACACCAGTGACAGAGGTAATAGAGGTGGCACCAGTGACAGAAGCGACACCAGTGACAGAAAGGACACCAGTGATGGAGGTAGTAGAGGTGGCACCAGTGACAGAGGTGGCACCAGTGACAGTAGGGACACCACTGACAGAAGGGACACCAGTGACGGAGGTAATAGAGGTACCACCAGTGACAGAAGGAACACCAGTGATAGAAGTGACACCAGTGATAGAATGGACACCAGTGACAGAAGGGACACCAGTGACGGAGGTAATAGAGGTACCACCAGTGACAGAAGTGACACCAGTGACAGAAGGGACACCAGGGACGGAGGTAATAGAGGTAGCACCAGTGATAGAGGTGACACCAGCAATAGAGGTGACAGCAGTGTCACCAGCAACAGAGGTAATAGAGGTGGCACCAGTGACAGAAGCGACACCAGTGATAGAAGTGACACCAATGACAGAAGGGACACCAGTGATAGAATGGACACCAGTGACAGAAGGGACACCAGTGACAGAAGGGACACCAGTGACAGAGGTAAGAGAGGTAGCACCAGTGACGGAGGTGGCACCGGTGACAGAAGCGACACCAGTGACCGAGACCACACCAGCAACAGCGGTGGCATCACCGACAGCGGtgacagcagcagtgacagcGGTGACCTCGGCACCTTCCCCTTCAGCCGCCTGCCACCCGACTGCCAGCTCCACGTCCTCTCCTTCCTGTCCCCGGCGGAGAAGTGCGCGGCCGCGCTGGTGTGCGGCGCCTGGAGCCGCTTGGTGCGCTCGCCTCGCCTCTGGCGCGTGGCCGACTTCACCGGCGCCCCGGCAGCGCTGGCCGAGCACCAGGACGATGACAATGACACCGGTGTCACCGCCTTCGCGcgctggcagggctgggtgcgGTGCTACGCCTTCCACCTCGCCGCCCGCCGCGCTGCCCCGCGCCTCCTCCGCGCCAATTTTGATTTGGGCGACCGCCGAGCCGGTTGGGCCGAATTCCTGCGGGACTTTTTGGAGAGCGTGCGCTGCGGCGAGCTGCGGGAGCTGGAGCTCGACTGGACCCTCAGCCCCCACCAACCCCCCGGCCCGCGCCCGCCCGGCGGTGCCAAATTGGAGCAGTTGAGCCGTTTCCAAGCgttgctggagctgctgagccTCAAGGCGCCGGGCTTGGCCCGCGCCAAGCTGCCCTTCGACTGGTCGCGGCGTTCGGTGGCCGCCCTTGGACGCTTCCAGCACTTGCACACCTTGGAGCTCCGGTATTTTTGGGGTTTCCGCGGCGTGCGCCCCGAGGCGCTCCGCGAGCTGGCGGCCGCCCTCCCCCGCCTCAAGACGCTGGTGCTGCACCTCCTGGTGCCGGTGCAGGATTTGGGCACCTCGTACGCCTTGGAGTCGCGCTCCTTGGAGGTGTTGGACGTTTGGCGGTGCCGGGGGTTGGTTTTCGGCCGCCTGGAGCTGCCGGCGCTTCGGGCACTTCGGGTGAGGAAGAGGACGAGGGGGTTGATCCTACAGCGGCGAGCCCGGTTGGCGTTGCAGAGCCGCTGGCGGTGCCTCTACGCCTTGCTCCGCGCCGGCGCCCCCGGCCTGCGGCTACTCAACAACCGCGCGTTGTTGCCACACTGGCGCGAGCGGCCCTACGACGAGCTGGAGGCCATCCTGCGGCGCGCCTGCTACTGCCCCCGCCACGCCGACACTTGGTTGCTCTAG